The Macadamia integrifolia cultivar HAES 741 unplaced genomic scaffold, SCU_Mint_v3 scaffold262, whole genome shotgun sequence sequence AGATAAATTGGCATGAGTGAAAAAAGTGTTTAACCATTTCAATGAGAGAAGTCACTTGAAGGTTTTTTGGCCTTAATCTGAGAGGGCTAACAACCCAAATTCTGTCAGAATACTCACATAGGAAAAAGATATGCAGTATAGATTCTGCTTTCTTACCACAAAACACACAAGTAAAGTCAATATTTAACCATTTCTCAATAATTTCCTGACAGGAATACCATTAACCAAGGtgcgccaaaaaaaaaaaaaaaaaatcttcaattttGGATGAATGTGCAATTTCCAAGAGAACTTCCACCAATGAGAGGAAAGTGAGGTGAAGTTATTTGCCGAACCCCTTATTTGCGGAGGGTATAGAGAAGCAGTTAAGAATTTATCAATGCAACAAGTTGAGAAACGATCATCTTTTGAGAGACTGCAACACCAAGAATCCAATTGATTGGAAATCGGGATTTTTAATATTTCATGCACAATGTTAGTTGGTATGAGATTGAGTAAGGCCTGCTCATCCCAACCATTCTCATTCACCACCTTATTAATAATAAAGTTTGAACCGTGCAATGATGAATTAAGATGAATATTCTATCATGAAGGGTCATAATCCAAAGATCATACAAGCAGAAAGAGGAAAGACCATTATCTAGTTTGATAACCACCAATGGGTTTTAAAAGGGTTAGAATAAAAACAATACTATTATCCAGATCCACGAGTCCTTTTTCTTCAACGTAACGGGATCAAAATAGAACAGTTCGAGAAATATTTGGTTTTAATAGTTTTGGTCTAAAGTGATTGCTGTTCAATTAATCAAACGCCACCACAGTTTTACGAAAAGTGTCTTATTATGAGTCTTAGCATCTCTTAGACAAGGGCCACCCATATTAATAGGAGACCAAATTCTTCTCCAtgaaatgagatgagtttttctggAAGAGATGTTTACACCATTCTAGAAATGAGAGCAAATAGGGTCAATATTTTGACAAATTTTTTGTTATAGGGCAAAGCACGACATCTAGTAAGATAAGATAGAGAAAGAATAGATTGCACCAAGATTTTTCTtctaacaaaaagaaaaaagaagatcgGATTTCTAAGTGGATAGTCTTTTATCCACTCTATTCACAATATGTCTGAAATTTGAAATCTAGATGGTTAGTTCCAAGATAGGTAACACCTTTTAGAATTTCCTTCGTACCAAGGAGGGGGAAGATAAAGAGACATTTATCGAAATTAGACACATTatcactaaaaaaagaaattattttaaaaaagatTGACATGTTTACCTGACAGATCCGAGAATACGTTACACTTCATTTGACTTCATTCGAACCAAGGGTTTAGGGACAAATACCAATATTGTCAATATCAATCCGATATCAATCCAGATCAGATTGGATCAAATTAGATCGATGAAAATTGATCGATTTTTCCCTTGCattttttaaaaagtattaattttttactattttacctttGAAATGATACGAATAATCGATTTAAATCGATAAAAGATCAAGGATCAGTTTCAGCAGATGCCAAACCGATACGACCGATacgagaccgatacttgaaatcatTGATTCGAACTCTCCATTCTCCAGCAGTCAAGTGTCCAACCTCCGTTGGTTCGTTGAGAAACCCTAAGCGCTGTTACCTGAAGAGGCTAAATTctgaaaaacaaaaaccctaagccccGTAAACTGGAATGGTTGAGAAGCCCTAAACAACGTAACCCTTCCCCTGTCTCCATTTCCATTATCTGTCTACATCTTTCTGGCgagccaggatgtcttctctcTCTCGTCATCTCTACCGCAGCTTCTGCACTGCAACCCCTGCAACCCCTGAAACCAGCGTGGCCTGGCCACCTCTTAACACCATTATTAGTGACCTTTTCAACGAACGCAACTTCGAAACCCTCGTCAACAAATTCAAGAAGTCCTCCGAGTACCACCGGTTCCGTTGCAGGCACCGTATATACGAGGTTACAGTTCGTCGCCTCGCCTTAGCTAAACGATTCTCTTGCATTGAAGAAATCCTAGAGGACCAGAAGAAGTATAATGATATCTGCAGTGAAGGCTTCGCGATCCGTCTCATCAGTCTTTATGGCAAGTCGGGTATGTTCAATCAAGCCTCACAAACTTTCAACCAATTGCCTGAACTAAAGTGCCCGCGCACTGTGAAGTCCTTTAATGCTCTCCTCTCCGCTTGCGTCGATACCAAGAATTATGAGAAGGCCGAACCCCTTTTTCGCGAGCTTCCTTCTAGCTTGTCAATCGAACCGAATCTTTACTCGTACAATATCATGATTCGGGTTTACTGTGAGATGGGTTCACTCGATTCTGCCATTTCAGTTCTAGATGAGATGGAGAAGAGTGGGGTCAGCCCGAGCTTGAttacttttaattttcttctgaATGGGTTTTATGAGAAAAATCGATTTTCCGATGGTGAGGCGATTTGGGCTAGAATGGAGAACAACAATTTAGTTCCTGACATTAGAAGCTTTAATGCCAAGCTGCGAGGCCTAGTTCTTGGGGGCAAAACATTGGAGGTGGTTGAATTAGTTAAAGAACTAGAGACAAAGGGACCGAAACCTGATATTCATAGTTTCAATGCTCTGATTAAAGGACTTTGCAATGATGGAGATTTAGAGGTAGCCATGAGGATTCACAAGGAACTAAACAAAAAGGGTCTCATTCCAAATCGATCAACCTTTCAGACACTTATCCCTTGCCTTTGTGAGAAGGGGAATTTCGATCTGGCTCTTAAGCTCTGCAAGGAGAGTTTGAATCGTCGACACTTTCTGCATGCGGAGTTGTTGCAAACTGTGGTTGATGGGTTTGTCAAGAAGTCAAAGGTTGATGGAGCGAAGAAGCTTATGGAGCTTGCGAGAGCAAAAGGTTACAGTGAATCTAGCTTGAAAATGCCTTCTGATGCGGAGTGATTTCACAATTTGCTTCATGTTGAATGTGTAAGTAAAGTTCATTGTCACCCATTAAATTATTTTCTCTCACACCTGATGATGACTGGTTTATTGCTTCATGTATTTAATTCTAGTTATCACTATTTAGTGGCTCTGGTTTGAAACTTCTGTCCTTGTTGGGCTCGGCAAATTAACCTAATATAATCTCAGATTTTTTGCATTTTGTTGCATTTGAAAACGCAAAAGAAGGGGCTGTGTTATGTTAAATTGTGTTATTAACTTTAACTTGTTAATCTTATATCCACTTCTCTTTTTTAGTTGATTGAAAAAGTACAGATTCAATTTTATGTTTTCAGACAAGGAAAGGAGGTCTATTAACATTGGAAATCGTAGGTCCTGCCTTTGTTTTACTTTTACCATTAACTAATGAAGGCGCAATATCAGGGAAGGAGATATTGAGGTTTTATATATGTATAAATAGACCTAAGGAATAGAATTTATCATTTTGTGAAGTAACTTAATAATCTTGATACCCAAAATTATGAAACAACAAGATTATTGTTGGAAAAAATTTAATGGAAAACAAAGTCGTAGTTATTCCATGGAATACCTTGATATACTTCATCTGAAAGATGATCAAACAAAACACTTATCCACTTCCAAAAACAAGAAAGTGTTTGAAACTGGAACCTTGCAATTCAATGATGTGAAAGGGGTTTCTGAACAATGTTTCATTTTATTGACAGAAATTAAATCTATGACTTTTTCTTGCATGTTTAGTAGCTAGTCCATTACTTAATTGTGCGTAAGATATTTATGAATTTAACCGCCACAGGCACTAGAATGTCTTTGTAAGTTCAAAAGGATGGAAAGAAATTATTGTCACCCACTGATAGGTCTTGGGGAGGATAACTACTAAGTCATCCTTATTATTTACAAAGATCATGACTATTTGATTTGGCATgcctatacccaaaacctatTCCATCATTCCCCTTAGCTGTTATGTGGTAGTTCGGTTGGGACCCAAAATTGATAGACATGTTGTCCACATCATCTATTCATGATCAAAAGTTCAGATCAAACTAgcatatccccccccccccacaaaaaaaaaaaaaaaaaaaaaaaaaaagaaaaaagcatcaTTGCAGAGGCTTAAAAAAattagtttgaaaattttaggaATAATTCCATGCGAATTCAACAGTAACCCTTGAAAAATTAAGGGGAATTGCCCATATATGGTAAGCCATATGGCTGAGATAGAAAACTGAATTTAACGGGTGGTCTATTGGTGGTCctgaacatagttgtcacggcgtcaaatcgatccaaggcggtggaggggtggcgttgccatggcggtcaaattgTCCATGTCTCATTTTTtagttttcctattttctaaagttatttagtatgctacttttttattttccctattttataaagttatttagcatactacaagcctacaataccctataacatataaaccCGACATTAAGCAATaataaaatcatcaaaaatcaacatagaaaAGATGAACCAACATATATCACAGGAATGAGGAAACATTATATGAACCAACATATATCACAAGAATGATGAAACATTGTTAAAATATGTTGCAACATAAGAGAACTAGAAAAGATCCATTGAATTAACAACTTCAGTTATTTAACACTAGAAAATatgttgcattttttatttattcttttggcTATAATTTCCAGGACAGCCTTTGCTTGGGCAAAAGGCTGTCCTCACATACTAAACATTAAAATAGGAGCCCACAGTTTGTGAATTAATGGAATTAAATCCCAAAACAGCAATAGCATTGGTGTCAAAACAGATACTAGATGTATAAGATCATAAGAAAGGGCATGAGCATGACTGATAAGGCTATAAAATAAGACTACCAATGTAATTTTTAGATGAGAACATTTGTAGTCTTAAGGGGTATTCCTTAatagtgtgtgtgtgagtgaactaaggtacccaaaaaaaaaaaaaatccaagaacaGTAGCTACTCGCAGGGCAGGAGCAACCTTGTTCAATAGCCCAGGCATTAGCAGTGTGTTTGAGTGaactaaggaagaggaagaagaagattcgaagaatagaagaagagaagagactgaTTAGTagtagaaaaaggggggggggaggaagaggTGAAGACTGAAGAGTTTCGACTACCAGAGCGCAGAGGCAACATGCaaggaagaactgaagaagaaggttagaagaggggaagaagagaagaagagtcgaTACCTTATGCCAGAGGCAAGGAAGAAAGTTAGAATAAGAGAATAAGAGGCGATAAAccagaaaaaaggaagaagagaagaagagtcgaAGAGTCAAACATACCTTCGCCGAAGCACGGGAGGAGTAACACCAGACAAGTAGCAGCTATCGCCGGAGCAAAATAAGGGTTGAAGAGTCTTCAGTCTTCACTTAGGGTTGAAAAATTGAAAGGTTGAAGAAGGTCAGTGTCGTGACTTTAGACATTGGTcttaagtgaatttttttttccttggtacAACTTAAGAGTCTTAATTTACACTTTTATCCTTACTAGAGTGCCAATAAAATTATTAGAAAGAGCATCAATTTACACATGTCAATAACATTATTAGAAAAAGGATCtatttattaattaacaataataattaaaaaaaaaatacaaaatggtGACCGATTTATGTGTACGTCATAAATCGTCGCCAGGGACGATTTGGCGACGCCAATCGACCCTTGGCGGTCGATTAATGAAGGTGACCCTAATCGGTCAACCGATTTGCTCACTCCAAACCGCTAGGACGCCTAATCGGCgcccgtgacaactatggtcctGAATATACACAAT is a genomic window containing:
- the LOC122066890 gene encoding pentatricopeptide repeat-containing protein At1g55890, mitochondrial-like, coding for MSSLSRHLYRSFCTATPATPETSVAWPPLNTIISDLFNERNFETLVNKFKKSSEYHRFRCRHRIYEVTVRRLALAKRFSCIEEILEDQKKYNDICSEGFAIRLISLYGKSGMFNQASQTFNQLPELKCPRTVKSFNALLSACVDTKNYEKAEPLFRELPSSLSIEPNLYSYNIMIRVYCEMGSLDSAISVLDEMEKSGVSPSLITFNFLLNGFYEKNRFSDGEAIWARMENNNLVPDIRSFNAKLRGLVLGGKTLEVVELVKELETKGPKPDIHSFNALIKGLCNDGDLEVAMRIHKELNKKGLIPNRSTFQTLIPCLCEKGNFDLALKLCKESLNRRHFLHAELLQTVVDGFVKKSKVDGAKKLMELARAKGYSESSLKMPSDAE